A genomic stretch from Engraulis encrasicolus isolate BLACKSEA-1 chromosome 10, IST_EnEncr_1.0, whole genome shotgun sequence includes:
- the LOC134456557 gene encoding troponin C, skeletal muscle — MPTDAQSDARSFLSDDMIAEFKAAFDMFDSDGGGDISTKELGTVMRMLGQNPTREELDAIIEEVDEDGSGTIDFEEFLVMMVHQLKEDQPGKSEEELSECFRVFDKNGDGWIDREEFGDILKATGEPVSEEEVDELMADSDANKDGKLDFDEFLKMMENVQ, encoded by the exons ATG CCGACTGACGCCCAAAGTGACGCTCGGTCCTTCTTGAGTGATGACATGATCGCAG AGTTCAAGGCTGCCTTCGACATGTTTGATTCGGATGGCGGCGGTGATATCAGCACCAAGGAGTTGGGTACCGTCATGAGGATGCTGGGCCAGAACCCAACCAGAGAGGAGCTGGACGCCATCATTGAGGAGGTCGATGAGGACG GCAGTGGGACCATTGACTTTGAGGAGTTCTTAGTGATGATGGTGCACCAGCTGAAAGAGGACCAACCGGGCAAGTCAGAGGAGGAGCTGTCCGAGTGCTTCCGCGTCTTTGACAA GAACGGGGACGGCTGGATCGACCGCGAGGAGTTTGGGGACATCCTGAAGGCTACGGGGGAGCCGGTGagcgaggaggaggtggacgagCTGATGGCAGACTCGGATGCCAACAAGGACGGCAAGCTCGACTTCGATG